The Triticum aestivum cultivar Chinese Spring chromosome 3A, IWGSC CS RefSeq v2.1, whole genome shotgun sequence genome includes a region encoding these proteins:
- the LOC123062213 gene encoding alpha-mannosidase I MNS4, whose amino-acid sequence MMQPMRLRLRRQGRASPLLCLSAAILAAALLPGAAVADGVTPSEARLLRDEVKDMFYHAFDGYMQHAFPLDELRPLSCQGEDSLGGYALTLIDSLDTLALLGDKERFAAGVEWVGKNVRFDINKTVSVFETNIRILGGLLSAHLIASDYATGMEIESYDGQLLHLSVDLAQRLLPAFDTPTGIPFGSVNLLYGVDDDESKITSTAGGGTLTLEFGVLSRLTNNTVFEQVAKKSVRGIWARRSKLNLVGAHINVFTGEWTQKDAGIGTSIDSFYEYVLKAYLLFGDEEYLYVFQEAYKAAMHYLHHDPWYIEVNMNSGATVWPLFNSLQAFWPGLQVLAGDVDPAIRTHAAFFSVWKKYGFTPEGFNLATSTVQNGQRSYPLRPELIESTYWLFKATRDYRYLDVGRDILASLQYAAKCPCGYCHISDVETHKQDDHMESFFLAETVKYLWLLFDLAVGPDNIVENGPYKYIFSTEGHLLPATPEITLVDEHCLYFGDRGYGSGDGSSIQQSANCAQFDERRTVSSQNSLSNVLFTTRGYIKGVCPGLSHAQKLGISYHGEEDNTQNSRSHEHPDESYVDQSSVQIQSSSVILISHPATSPPDEPLKTRSRAQHLENIVVTGDSEPIEVTDATGGSSEGNTEIFSEVTLSISEQIEVTAEEIVTQDNHIEDSTS is encoded by the exons ATGATGCAGccgatgcggctgcggctgcggcgccAAGGCCGCGCCTCCCCCCTCCTCTGCCTCTCCGCCGCCATCCTCGCGGCCGCTCTGCTCCCTGGCGCCGCCGTCGCAGACGGCGTCACGCCTTCCGAGGCGCGCCTGCTTCGCGACGAG GTGAAAGATATGTTTTATCATGCATTTGATGGGTACATGCAACATGCTTTTCCACTTGATGAGTTGCGACCGTTGAGTTGTCAAGGGGAAGACTCCCTTGGTGGTTATGCACTTACTCTT ATCGATTCTTTGGATACTCTGGCTTTACTAGGTGATAAGGAGAGATTTGCTGCTGGTGTGGAGTGGGTTGGTAAGAACGTCCGCTTTGATATC AACAAAACTGTCTCAGTTTTTGAAACCAATATACGTATACTTGGGGGTCTGTTATCAGCTCACCTGATTGCCAGTGACTATGCCACT GGTATGGAGATCGAGTCTTATGATGGTCAGTTACTTCATTTGTCCGTTGACTTGGCCCAGAGGTTGTTACCTGCATTTGACACTCCTACAG GTATTCCATTTGGATCTGTTAATTTATTGTATGGAGTCGATGATGATGAAAGCAAG ATAACATCGACGGCTGGTGGCGGCACTTTGACATTGGAGTTCGGTGTCTTGAGTCGGTTGACTAATAACACTG TTTTTGAGCAAGTTGCAAAAAAATCAGTGCGTGGGATATGGGCACGCAGGTCGAAACTCAACCTTGTTGGTGCCCATATAAATGTCTTTACTGGTGAATGGACACAAAAG GATGCAGGAATCGGCACAAGCATCGACTCGTTCTACGAATATGTTCTGAAG GCATATTTATTGTTCGGAGATGAAGAATACTTGTATGTATTTCAAGAGGCTTACAAGGCTGCCATGCACTACCTCCACCATGATCCTTG GTATATTGAGGTAAATATGAATTCTGGTGCTACTGTTTGGCCACTATTCAATAGTCTGCAGGCATTCTGGCCAGGACTTCAG GTTTTAGCTGGAGATGTCGATCCTGCCATTCGAACACATGCTGCCTTCTTTAGCGTCTGGAAAAAATATGGGTTCACTCCAGAAGGGTTTAATCTGGCTACATCCACTGTTCAG AACGGACAAAGGAGCTACCCGCTGCGGCCTGAGTTGATTGAAAGCACATATTGGCTATTCAAGGCTACCAGAGATTATAG GTACCTTGATGTTGGAAGGGATATACTAGCAAGCCTTCAATATGCTGCTAAATGTCCTTGCGGCTACTGCCACATTTCAGATGTGGAAACCCACAAGCAGGATGACCACATGGAGAGTTTTTTCCTTGCAGAAACG GTAAAATATCTCTGGCTTCTTTTTGATTTAGCTGTAGGCCCTGATAACATTGTTGAAAATGGGCCATATAA ATACATATTCAGCACAGAAGGCCATTTGTTACCTGCTACTCCCGAAATAACCTTGGTAGATGAGCATTGTCTTTATTTTGGAGACCGTGGCTACGGCAGTGGTGATGGTTCCAGTATACAGCAAAGTGCTAACTGTGCCCAGTTTGATGAAAGACGGACTGTTTCCAGTCAAAATTCATTGTCCAATGTTTTGTTCACAACAAGAGGTTACATCAAG GGAGTTTGTCCAGGATTGAGTCATGCACAGAAACTTGGCATATCATACCATGGCGAAGAGGATAACACGCAGAATTCTAGAAGTCATGAGCACCCCGATGAATCTTATGTGGACCAATCCAGTGTCCAGATTCAATCGAGTTCTGTAATATTGATCTCTCATCCAGCCACAAGCCCACCTGATGAGCCTTTGAAAACCAGGTCAAGAGCTCAGCACCTTGAAAATATTGTGGTAACTGGCGATTCTGAGCCAATAGAAGTTACTGATGCTACTGGTGGCTCGTCCGAAGGAAACACTGAAATTTTTTCCGAGGTCACCTTAAGCATCTCTGAACAGATAGAAGTTACTGCTGAAGAGATTGTGACTCAGGACAATCATATTGAAGATAGTACCAGCTGA
- the LOC123058636 gene encoding transcription factor BHLH148 — MDEWFFSVDRDDDDGLMSLMGLLSPPPAVAHQGSAFAPYQRRSTATSSLASPGRRQRARGRANVHRSMHEYLRPRRINGLESSPQGTSSGARAAPPAKEPIEPQVPRSSAFRHITRERLRRERLSQGYADIRALLPPGRAPNGAKNFVLAAAVDYIRELEGRKGRLGARNAELVRSSESDGASRGGVVVKVRGEGVCSSMAGVLEAVLRRLKAMHELRVTAIRSWCCDGAMCMDVAVAVESTS; from the exons ATGGACGAGTGGTTCTTCTCCGTCGACCGGGACGACGACGACGGCCTGATGAGCCTGATGGGCCTCCTCTCGCCCCCGCCCGCGGTGGCGCACCAGGGCAGCGCCTTCGCGCCGTACCAGCGGCGTAGTACGGCGACGTCGTCGCTGGCGTCCCCGGGCCGGCGGCAGCGCGCGCGGGGCAGAGCCAACGTCCACCGGAGCATGCACGAGTACCTGAGGCCGAGGCGCATCAATGGCCTTGAGTCGTCTCCCCAGGGGACATCTTCTGGAGCACGAGCGGCGCCGCCAGCGAAGGAGCCGATCGAGCCGCAGGTGCCGCGCAGCTCGGCGTTCCGGCACATCACGCGGGAGCGGCTGCGGCGGGAGCGCCTCAGCCAGGGCTACGCCGACATCCGCGCCCTCCTGCCCCCGGGACGGGCACCAAAC GGTGCCAAGAACTTCGTCCTCGCCGCGGCGGTCGACTACATCAGGGAGCTGGAGGGGAGGAAGGGCCGGCTTGGCGCGCGGAATGCAGAGCTGGTGAGATCGTCAGAATCAGACGGCGCGTCCCGCGGCGGTGTGGTGGTCAAGGTGCGCGGCGAGGGCGTGTGTTCTTCTATGGCTGGCGTGCTTGAGGCGGTGCTCCGGCGGCTCAAAGCCATGCATGAGCTGCGGGTGACGGCGATCCGGTCGTGGTGCTGCGACGGCGCCATGTGCATGGACGTCGCGGTCGCGGTGGAGTCAACG TCGTGA
- the LOC123056986 gene encoding protein FAR1-RELATED SEQUENCE 5-like, with amino-acid sequence MDYTYFGDAVSFDTTFQTNKFEMPFAPFVGTNHHKQTVIFGAALIFNESIDSFVWLFETFLTAMSGKHPSTIFTDQDKAMDGAIAYVFPNTSHRLCLWHIYLNAAKHHGHVIHEHPEKFLPDFKKCVYEDRSEFYFNKKWFELLDQYNLEDNEWMKKLYELREKWAAVYRDSFTADMNSTQRSEGMNNVFKQRFHRRLGLSELLVECEKVSGSLRENELDADFSSRRKKPVAYSPNFPLLKTASESYTRRMYSEFETEFKSQFSFSCKLLQTDGPVLTYMVTHMNSEHGAKVTFNTTDTTITCCCRKFESIGILCKHAFKVFNMNDVFILPPQYILGRWTKYAKRGFYVEKQGSEEESLKTQAARISRKATSVALKCTRSKQLLDDFEKAIDKLDLEADNTLSKMEEKSSEVPLVSAECATNTINGTISFRVPQVVKGAKRKGQPSPSKKRNGRKIKC; translated from the exons ATGGATTACACATATTTTGGGGATGCTGTATCATTTGATACCACTTTTCAGACTAACAAGTTTGAAATGCCTTTTGCTCCATTCGTTGGTACCAACCATCACAAGCAGACAGTAATTTTTGGTGCCGCGCTGATATTTAATGAGAGTATCGATTCATTTGTTTGGCTCTTTGAAACATTTTTAACAGCGATGTCAGGCAAGCATCCGAGCACTATTTTCACTGATCAGGACAAGGCCATGGACGGAGCAATTGCATATGTGTTTCCAAATACAAGTCATCGGCTTTGTTTGTGGCACATTTATCTTAATGCTGCAAAACATCATGGGCATGTAATTCATGAGCATCCTGAGAAGTTTTTACCTGATTTTAAGAAATGTGTCTATGAAGATAGGTCAGAATTTTACTTCAATAAAAAATGGTTTGAATTGTTGGATCAATACAACCTTGAGGACAATGAATGGATGAAAAAGTTGTATGAGTTGAGGGAAAAGTGGGCTGCTGTCTATCGTGACTCCTTTACAGCTGATATGAACTCGACTCAAAGGAGTGAAGGTATGAATAATGTATTCAAGCAAAGATTTCATAGGAGACTTGGTCTTTCAGAACTCCTTGTAGAATGTGAGAAGGTTTCTGGAAGTCTTCGTGAAAATGAGTTGGATGCAGATTTTAGTTCGCGTCGAAAGAAACCTGTTGCTTACAGTCCAAATTTTCCTTTGCTAAAGACCGCATCTGAATCATATACAAGGCGGATGTATTCAGAATTTGAAACAGAATTCAAAAGCCAATTTTCATTCTCTTGTAAACTATTACAAACCGACGGTCCGGTGTTGACATATATGGTCACACATATGAACAGCGAGCATGGAGCAAAAGTTACATTCAATACCACGGACACAACTATTACATGTTGTTGCAGAAAGTTCGAATCCATAG GTATATTGTGCAAGCATGCATTCAAAGTCTTCAATATGAATGATGTTTTCATTTTGCCACCACAATATATACTAGGAAGATGGACAAAATATGCGAAAAGAGGATTTTATGTTGAAAAACAAGGATCCGAGGAGGAAAGCTTGAAAACACAAGCTGCACGTATCTCAAGGAAGGCTACATCAGTTGCATTGAAGTGTACTCGGTCAAAACAACTTCTTGATGATTTCGAGAAAGCTATAGATAAGTTAGACTTGGAAGCAGATAACACTCTTAGCAAGATGGAGGAAAAATCCAGTGAGGTTCCGCTAGTTTCGGCTGAGTGTGCTACAAACACAATAAATGGTACAATATCATTTAGAGTTCCTCAGGTGGTGAAAGGCGCAAAGCGTAAAGGGCAACCATCTCCCTCGAAAAAAAGAAATGGAAGAAAAATAAAGTGCTAA
- the LOC123062214 gene encoding photosystem II reaction center W protein, chloroplastic, with amino-acid sequence MATISAAAATTVVARAAIARPQALGLPQLRTRSERVRCSYSKDAKEATPAAAVRGAGASLLAAAGAVTASAGPALALVDERMSTEGTGLSLGLSNNLLGWILLGVFGLIWSLYTVYTSGLDEDEESGGLSL; translated from the exons ATGGCCACCAtcagcgccgccgcggcgaccaccGTCGTCGCCCGTGCCGCCATCGCCAGGCCGCAGGCCCTAG GTCTGCCCCAGCTGAGGACGAGGAGCGAGAGGGTGAGGTGCAGCTACTCCAAGGACGCCAAGGAGGCGACCCCTGCCGCCGCCGTCCGCGGGGCTGGCGCGTCCCTACTCGCCGCGGCGGGCGCGGTGACCGCGTCCGCGGGGCCGGCGCTGGCGCTGGTCGACGAGCGGATGTCGACGGAGGGCACCGGGCTGAGCCTGGGGCTGAGCAACAACCTGCTGGGGTGGATCCTCCTGGGCGTCTTCGGCCTCATCTGGTCGCTCTACACCGTCTACACCTCCGGCCTCGACGAGGACGAGGAGTCCGGCGGCCTCTCGCTCTAA